A single Corticium candelabrum chromosome 12, ooCorCand1.1, whole genome shotgun sequence DNA region contains:
- the LOC134188276 gene encoding uncharacterized protein LOC134188276: MLRPLITNESVNVADRHGNRALHIAVGKVNIQTVQLLVDCGADVNVLNKRGQTALHTAAGGEKDCPELCSILLKHNAKIDVVDKDGNQPLHLACRRLHTATCSLLVSHGANRMSLNKKQKQPVELANKSVRMKFKVDNSNHALHIASRNAYTETVQLLVDCGADVNVLNEDGQTPLHTAAGGLLGCLELCSILLKHNAKIDAVDKDGQTPLHTAAGGDKDCPELCSILLKHNAKIDAVDKDGNQPLHLACEVASRSTVQHLLDCNADVFATNNSHQTALHKAACSKKDCPEVCVMLIAKGAQVNATDGNGDTSLHVAFQKRKMNTINVLCDADCNVLNVCGETLLHLACKSCVECVELCDMLISHGVNPHIADREGNLPLHVALKNRLTKTFGCLLQKSGKAKLDDLQKVTIDKEDLVAIFSSAHEANDINTCGHIIKFSAKLDPSNRLSLRALNCHTTIGYSLIQRAVKEHNITFCQQLIDHGASVNADVPHSYRDRTFKDPPPLHLSVKLGHTDLCRLLIEHGATIDPEMKGSIGPLHLAVVNEQKDIARLLLSHDADLSKVEISGESALKRSEKQGNVKMASIIQATETFPEEIVSQGETALRVYLSSCNEGSAVDVFLRVDVVGRDGAGKTSLTKSLTLQKFNRDEPSTRGVVFDPKCQIIVKETCDWTNPLTSADYTEIYEKNVVINMTDTLDTPQVKDQYFKSKESPRPKRRKRRRVASKSSKQELHEQPALVGMELSLPRVPLNGFSQELPITSQKPTTSPVPPPSVASDLLVSSQTSSNLLPIDDSRNLSDIPVTNAKASGGTGMLVATACPVLDQIESDFRNVDNLVVEGDTKSMAGRYSVDLHSSQESKAVNQQTSIPTANFQSARINATQVTSTLPGSVDAPSTENTTTVPQHIQEMVSKTLRDRKSRQKAKKEIMITVLDYAGQNVFYVTHHLIMSKAGFMYIVFNASLPMDGKTPCQFRSEDGKIIHIPLFDNETNFDRLEEWVSGVHIMEGDQSRRIMIFEKVGIRSPAMFLVGTHVDELKEQPGMMEKQDAFIRKKLEGTVLAEHIIWASKDVMCFYVDNTVTDPDSGVVDPQVKFLRQKTEEVAHKVAQHDRLPIRWLKYEQKVREVKVSSPTKKTTTVDELLQLAMNAAGIKSREELLVLLQYMSSRAVLMYHPMALKSGDDEEVVLDVEWFVSQLQKVITIYMEDDVPPMLWNDVKRSKEKGIMTMSLVRHLLSDAGSAQRLIVSLMRHYDLLCEYSVLEENLKTASDYQDFLSLEGGGESHCEVKRDVFESKACFIPCLLEHAAVLESCKMNDELKSLPLILSSAPIRIPQPLFYRVLTLLCKRFCRLAVIYRNVGYFHIYPGHRLEFALNRYNFQMTVLSETHAPLNAKVCVAVREWIVDVVDKAKQQGMPGLTLQLGFEWDVPTLKSSNNEFISLDGYQQSRFLLYSNVTKREVEPPSRLSLWYPQLECSQTEIMSTACASRISQHDTVTYDTPVESLIDESTANCLLEVSKLLDEDDDLGDDWRRLWSELLNRPVNEDVVRKRSEGPTLFLLKRWCSMKPPSEATIGRLMKALNAIYRNNVARVLQRHVDIPQQDVTPEELNHLVDMIEGCWQQFASVLAPNLFKVTGKIAAIKQDYSTSALQAKAMLEIWCDQLGAKSQRHLLIGALIQQGLRSQADAVFGVEVVKEILKGTRTSGKTD, translated from the exons ATGCTGCgtccactgataacaaatGAAAGTGTGAATGTAGCAGATCGTCATGGTAACCGCGCTTTACACATAGCAGTTGGAAAAGTTAACATTCAGACTGTCCAGTtgttagtggattgtggagcagatgtaaatgtattGAATAAACGTGGACAAACagcactacatacagcagctggtggagagaaagactgtcctgaattgtgttctattttactaaaacataatgccaagattgatgtagtggataaagatggaaaccaaccactacacttggcatgcaGGAGGCTTCACACTGCAACTTGTAGTTTATTGGTATCTCATGGGGCTAACAGAATGTCTCtaaacaagaaacagaaacaacctGTGGAATTGGCAAATAAATCTGTAAGGATGAAATTTAAAGTAGATAACAGCAATCATGCTTTACACATAGCATCAAGAAACGCGTACACTGAGACTGTGCAGCTGTTggtggattgtggagcagatgtgaatgtattgaatgaagatggacaaacaccactacatacagcagctggtggattGCTTGGCTGTcttgaattgtgttctattttactaaaacataatgccaagattgatgcagtggataaagatggacaaacaccactacatacagcagctggtggagacaaagactgtcctgaattgtgttctattttactaaaacataatgccaagattgatgcagtggataaagatggaaaccaaccactacacttggcatgtgaGGTTGCTTCACGATCAACAGTTCAACATCTGTTGGATTGCAATGCTGATGTGTTTGCTACAAATAATTCTCATCAAACTGCTCTGCATAAGGCAGCTTGTAGCAAGAAAGATTGCCCTGAGGTTTGTGTGATGCTCATAGCAAAGGGAGCTCAAGTGAATGCTACAGATGGCAATGGAGACACATCTCTACATGTTGCATTTCAGAAACGAAAGATGAACACAATtaatgtgttgtgtgatgCTGATTGCAATGTATTGAATGTGTGTGGTGAGACATTACTGCACTTGGCTTGTAAGagttgtgttgaatgtgttgagttgtgtgatATGTTGATATCACATGGAGTGAACCCTCATATAGCTGACAGAGAAGGAAACTTACCTTTACATGTTGCTTTGAAGAACAGACTTACTAAGACATTTGGCTGTTTGCTTCAAAAGTCAGGTAAAGCCAAATTAGATGACTTACAGAAGGTGACTATTGATAAAGAAGATCTTGTGGCCATTTTCAGTAGTGCTCATGAAGCTAACGACATTAATACTTGTGGTCATATTATTAAGTTTAGTGCTAAGTTAGACCCTTCAAATAGATTATCTCTGAGAGCACTAAACTGTCATACAACAATAGGATACTCACTCATTCAGAGAGCAGTGAAAGAGCACAATATTACATTTTGTCAACAATTGATTGATCATGGCGCATCTGTAAATGCAGATGTACCTCACAGCTATCGAGATCGTACTTTTAAGGACCCTCCTCCTTTACATCTATCAGTAAAGTTGGGACATACAGATTTATGTCGTTTGCTGATAGAACACGGTGCTACTATTGACCCTGAGATGAAAGGCAGCATAGGTCCATTGCATTTAGCTGTTGTTAATGAGCAGAAAGATATAGCAAGACTTCTTCTGTCTCATGACGCTGATTTGAGTAAAGTTGAAATTAGTGGAGAATCTGCTTTGAAGAGATCAGAAAAACAAGGAAATGTCAAAATGGCATCAATCATTCAGGCTACTG aAACATTTCCTGAAGAGATTGTGTCTCAAGGAGAGACAGCACTgcgtgtctatctgtcaagtTGTAATGAGGGATCAGCAGTGGATGTGTTTTTACGTGTTGATGTTGTCGGTCGTGATGGTGCCGGTAAGACGAGCTTAACAAAATCTCTCACTCTGCAGAAGTTCAATCGTGATGAGCCGAGCACAAGAGGAGTGGTGTTTGATCCAAAGTGTCAGATTATTGTGAAGGAAACATGTGACTGGACCAACCCTCTCACAAGTGCTGACTACACAGAAATATATGAAAAGAATGTTGTGATCAATATGACAGATACACTCGACACACCACAAGTGAAAGATCAATATTTTAAGTCAAAAGAAAGTCCACGACCAAAGAGACGGAAACGCAGACGTGTTGCAAGCAAATCATCAAAGCAGGAGTTACATGAGCAACCTGCTCTTGTTGGCATGGAGCTTTCACTGCCTCGTGTACCACTTAATGGTTTTTCTCAGGAGTTGCCTATTACTTCTCAAAAACCAACAACTTCACCAGTTCCACCACCATCTGTTGCATCAGATTTGTTGGTGTCATCACAAACGTCGTCAAATTTGTTGCCAATTGATGACTCTAGAAATTTGTCTGACATCCCAGTCACAAATGCAAAAGCATCAGGTGGTACAGGCATGCTTGTTGCTACAGCATGTCCCGTGTTAGATCAGATTGAATCAGATTTTAGAAATGTAGACAATTTAGTTGTCGAAGGAGACACCAAATCTATGGCTGGAAGATATTCGGTTGATTTACACAGCAGTCAGGAAAGTAAAGCAGTAAACCAGCAGACAAGCATTCCAACTGCAAATTTCCAATCGGCAAGAATAAATGCAACACAAGTGACATCGACATTGCCTGGCAGTGTTGACGCTCCTTCTACTGAGAATACAACTACTGTACCTCAACACATTCAAGAAATGGTTTCTAAGACTTTGAGAGACCGAAAGTCTCGTCAAAAGGCTAAGAAAGAAATCATGATTACTGTGTTGGACTATGCTGGTCAGAATGTGTTCTATGTCACACATCATTTGATCATGTCAAAAGCTGGTTTTATGTACATTGTGTTTAATGCTTCTCTGCCAATGGACGGCAAAACTCCATGTCAGTTTCGCTCAGAAGATGGAAAAATTATCCACATTCCTTTGTTTGATAACGAAACAAACTTTGATCGATTGGAAGAGTGGGTATCAGGTGTTCATATCATGGAAGGTGATCAGTCACGTCGTATCATGATATTTGAGAAAGTAGGAATCAGATCACCTGCCATGTTTCTAGTAGGAACGCATGTTGATGAGCTAAAGGAGCAACCAGGGATGATGGAGAAACAGGATGCATTCATAAGGAAGAAACTGGAGGGCACAGTGCTGGCAGAGCATATCATATGGGCATCTAAAGATGTAATGTGTTTCTATGTGGATAACACAGTGACAGATCCAGACAGTGGAGTCGTAGATCCACAGGTGAAATTTCTTCGTCAGAAGACAGAGGAGGTGGCTCACAAGGTGGCCCAACATGACAGATTGCCCATCAGATGGCTCAAGTATGAGCAGAAGGTACGAGAAGTGAAAGTCTCTTCtccaacaaagaagacaacaactgttgatgaatTACTGCAGCTTGCCATGAATGCTGCTGGAATCAAAAGTCGAGAGGAGCTGTTGGTGTTGCTGCAGTATATGAGTAGTCGTGCAGTGTTGATGTATCATCCCATGGCATTGAAGAGTGGAGATGATGAAGAAGTCGTGTTAGATGTGGAATGGTTTGTATCACAGCTGCAGAAAGTGATCACGATATACATGGAAGATGATGTTCCTCCCATGTTATGGAATGATGTAAAACGCAGCAAAGAGAAAGGCATCATGACAATGTCTCTTGTGAGACATCTTTTATCAGATGCCGGTTCTGCTCAACGTCTCATTGTGTCACTGATGAGGCACTATGATTTGCTCTGTGAGTATTCTGTTTTGGAGGAGAATCTGAAGACAGCAAGTGATTACCAGGATTTTCTTAGTCTGGAAGGAGGAGGTGAATCACATTGTGAAGTCAAACGAGACGTGTTTGAGAGTAAGGCTTGCTTCATTCCTTGCCTTTTGGAGCATGCGGCTGTTCTTGAGTCATGCAAGATGAATGATGAGCTGAAGTCATTGCCCCTCATCTTGTCATCTGCTCCCATTCGCATTCCTCAGCCATTATTCTACAGAGTACTGACTCTTCTGTGTAAACGTTTTTGTCGCTTGGCAGTTATTTATCGCAATGTGGGCTACTTCCACATCTATCCTGGTCATCGACTGGAGTTTGCTCTCAACAGATACAACTTTCAAATGACTGTGTTGTCAGAGACACACGCTCCTCTCAATGCCAaggtgtgtgttgctgttcgTGAGTGgattgttgatgttgttgacaAGGCAAAACAGCAAGGAATGCCGGGATTGACGTTGCAGTTGGGATTTGAATGGGATGTGCCCACATTGAAGTCATCTAACAATGAGTTCATCTCTCTGGATGGATATCAACAATCTCGTTTTCTGCTCTACAGCAATGTGACAAAACGAGAAGTTGAACCTCCTTCCAGACTTTCCCTTTGGTATCCACAACTCGAATGCTCT CAAACTGAAATAATGTCAACAGCTTGTGCTTCTCGAATATCACAACATGATACTG TAACCTATGATACACCAGTGGAGTCTCTCATTGATGAATCAACTGCAAATTGCTTGCTAGAAGTGTCCAAACTTctagatgaagatgatgatttAGGAGACGACTGGAGGAGGTTATGGTCTGAGCTGTTAAACAGACCTGTTAATGAAGACGTGGTGAGGAAGAGAAGTGAGGGTCCAACTCTTTTTCTGCTAAAGCGATGGTGCAGCATGAAACCTCCCAGTGAAGCTACAATAGGACGGCTGATGAAGGCTCTCAATGCAATATACAGAAATAATGTTGCTCGTGTACTACAAAGACACGTAGATATACCACAGCAAG aTGTGACACCTGAGGAGTTAAATCATCTTGTTGACATGATAGAAGGATGTTGGCAACAGTTTGCTTCAGTTCTTGCACCCAACCTGTTTAAAGTCACAGGAAAAATTGCTGCCATAAAACAAGATTATTCTACTTCTGCACTCCAAGCTAAAGCTATGTTGGAAATTTGGTGTGACCAACTTGGTGCTAAATCCCAGCGACACTTACTTATTGGTGCATTAATTCAACAAGGACTAAGATCTCAGGCAGATGCTGTGTTTGGAGTAGAAGTTGTGAAGGAGATCTTGAAAGGTACAAGAACAAGTGGCAAGACAGACTGA
- the LOC134187913 gene encoding LDLR chaperone boca-like, with amino-acid sequence MKNALLLFVTALVVIQCVSGGDDNSAESAKKKKKKDIRDYTDAEMEELFAQWESNEEDKDPDDYAWKKPKQPNVMFDPSKPIDNVEDLLKQSKKGQVLMLFVQVAGDVTKPQAEKITGRWQSSLFNGNIQIQRYMIDDTKAIFLLEDGSLAWDVKDYLIQQPECRSVEIEQKTYWGKGATQADKDAEDKKSDEVKKKAAQTAIPKPTEEKPNGHATSEKRAGSSGSQRSKDDL; translated from the exons ATGAAGAACgcgttgctgttgtttgtcacCGCTCTGGTTGTGATTCAGTGCGTAAGTGGAGGTGACGACAACTCAGCAGAATCtgcaaagaagaagaaaaagaaagacatCCGGGACTATACAGATGCAGAAATGGAGGAGTTGTTTGCACAATGGGAG aGTAACGAAGAGGACAAGGATCCAGACGATTATGCATGGAAGAAACCCAAACAACCCAACGTCATGTTCGACCCTTCGAAGCCCATCGACAATGTTGAGGATCTCctcaaacaatcaaagaaaggaCAAGTTCTCATGTTGTTCGTCCAAGTGGCAGGCGACGTGACCAAACCACAAGCAGAGAAGATCACCGGCCGATGGCAATCGTCTCTATTCAACGGAAACATTCAAATCCAGAGATACATGATAGATGACACAAAAGCCATCTTTCTACTCGAAGACGGTAGTTTGGCTTGGGACGTAAAAGACTATCTCATTCAACAACCCGAGTGTCGAAGTGTGGAAATCGAGCAAAAGACGTATTGGGGCAAGGGGGCAACACAAGCAGATAAAGATGCAGAGGACAAGAAAAGTGACGAGGTAAAGAAAAAGGCGGCACAAACAGCTATACCGAAGCCAACAGAAGAGAAACCAAATGGGCATGCGACGAGCGAAAAGAGGGCGGGGTCTAGTGGAAGTCAACGTAGCAAGGATGATCTATAG